In Salmo salar chromosome ssa15, Ssal_v3.1, whole genome shotgun sequence, one genomic interval encodes:
- the LOC106572541 gene encoding uncharacterized protein: MAVSMRRMNGSWRGLTLALVLCALFLHNGVQGDDPTDPSAAPDTDITDTPSSDTAVLKDATYNPTVTNRVQRVDPTDPSAAPDTDITDTPSSDTAVLKDATYNPTVTNDTATTVTDATAYDTTGNSAPGSDQDTAFSSMVPNSDPLAVGESSGTTAGPGVDTQGTEATDALVVPKTQVLVNPNVECVDKEAVKDKDAVKVELSSETSCLETKRILEDSAWCTGDCNLQVFQEENSNTLVLTRADGGVKELSESLVSEGIKGQLGVVEAAPQWGTHTPIVLVPLLITGLLLAAAIIGCYYMKNNRGHNAKGMRLAEEAYPVDEENHGNTLVSVAPLNPPEILEKPANGDSQEAAKTQPPPTNGHSTTKTADTEL, encoded by the exons atggaGTTCAAGGAGATGACCCCACTGATCCCTCTGCTGCACCTGATACGGACATCACAGATACACCCAGCTCTGATACAGCAGTACTCAAAGATGCAACCTACAACCCTACAGTCACAA atcgAGTTCAAAGAGTTGACCCCACTGATCCCTCTGCTGCACCTGATACGGACATCACAGATACACCCAGCTCTGATACAGCAGTACTCAAAGATGCAACCTACAACCCTACAGTCACAA ACGACACGGCCACTACCGTCACCGACGCCACAGCTTACGACACTACTGGGAACAGTGCTCCTGGATCAGACCAGGACACTGCCTTCTCCTCCATGGTGCCAAACAGTGACCCCTTAGCAGTAGGTGAATCTTCTGGAACCACGGCTGGACCTGGTGTAGACACACAGGGCACTGAAGCAACTGATGCACTGGTTGTACCCAAGACACAGGTTCTTGTGAAT cCCAATGTTGAGTGTGTGGACAAGGAGGCAGTGAAGGACAAGGATGCAGTCAAGGTGGAGCTTTCTTCAGAAACCAGCTGT TTGGAGACCAAGAGAATCTTGGAGGATTCAGCCTGGTGCACAGGGGACTGCAACCTTCAAGTGTTCCAGGAAGAGAACTCTAACACATTGGTTTTGACACGCGCTGATG GTGGTGTCAAAGAATTGTCAGAGAGCCTGGTCAGTGAAGGCATCAAGGGCCAG ctgggtgtagtggaggcagctcctcaGTGGGGAACACACACTCCCATTGTGCTGGTGCCCCTGCTCATTACTGGcctgctgctggctgctgccATCATCGGATGCTACTATATGAAGAACAACCGTGGACACAATGCCAAGGGCATGAGGCTG gcTGAGGAGGCGTACCCAGTCGATGAGGAGAACCACGGAAACACCCTGGTGTCTGTTGCCCCTCTCAACCCCCCTGAGATCCTGGAGAAGCCTGCTAACGGGGACTCCCAAGAGGCCGCCAAGACCCAGCCCCCTCCCACCAACGGCCACTCCACCACCAAGACGGCAGACACAGAGCTGTGA